In a single window of the Bradyrhizobium erythrophlei genome:
- a CDS encoding DUF1236 domain-containing protein yields MRSKILAIAAIAGAISAPIAAQAQSEITTGLVRGGPVIVSDEAGGIAIDQRPAFREYIIRERVPNYAIPDQVVVGGVLPETGVTYYDVPQTYAVTPYRYTVVNGRTVLVEPRSRRIVQVVE; encoded by the coding sequence ATGCGGAGCAAGATACTTGCCATTGCAGCGATCGCGGGCGCCATCAGCGCGCCGATCGCGGCACAGGCGCAGAGCGAAATCACCACCGGCCTCGTTCGCGGAGGCCCCGTGATCGTCTCCGACGAGGCCGGCGGCATCGCCATCGATCAGCGGCCGGCGTTCCGCGAATACATTATTCGCGAACGGGTGCCGAACTACGCGATTCCGGATCAGGTTGTGGTGGGCGGCGTGCTGCCGGAAACCGGCGTGACCTATTACGACGTGCCGCAGACCTACGCCGTCACGCCCTATCGCTACACTGTGGTCAATGGCCGCACCGTACTGGTCGAACCGCGCTCGCGCCGCATCGTTCAGGTCGTCGAGTAA
- a CDS encoding DUF3096 domain-containing protein → MTLTVAHISPIMSVIAGLLILIMPRLLNLVVAIFLILNGLIGLGLLRWLHI, encoded by the coding sequence ATGACCCTTACGGTTGCCCACATTTCACCGATCATGTCCGTGATCGCAGGCCTGCTCATTCTGATCATGCCGCGGTTGCTCAATCTGGTGGTGGCGATCTTTCTGATTCTCAACGGCCTGATCGGCCTCGGACTGCTCAGATGGCTTCATATCTAG
- the ppdK gene encoding pyruvate, phosphate dikinase produces MAKAVAKTKKIAAKSKSSGSAGAKAAPAVSARKALKKSPAKAVPKPAGKSKVVAGKPAPGKIGADVAKSGKWVFTFGDGKAEGKAGLRDLLGGKGANLAEMANLGLPVPPGFTIPTSVCTYFYAHDKSYPAALKAQVEKALDHVGKLTGKAFGDSRNPLLVSVRSGGRASMPGMMDTVLNLGLNDTTVEALAEMSGDRRFAYDSYRRFITMYSDVVLGFEHSHFEDILDTFKDSQGYTLDTDLTGDDWVDLVGRYKDAVARETGNDFPQDPHAQLWGAIGAVFSSWMNARAVTYRRLHDIPESWGTAVNIQAMVFGNMGETSATGVAFTRNPSTGESKLYGEFLINAQGEDVVAGIRTPQDITEYARKESGSDKASMETAMPEAFKELTRIYTQLEKHYRDMQDMEFTVEEGKLWMLQTRSGKRTAKAALRIAVELANEGLISKKDAVSRIDPASLDQLLHPTIDPAAKRDVIATGLPASPGAAAGEIVFSSDEAAKLQADGRKVILVRIETSPEDIHGMHAAEGILTTRGGMTSHAAVVARGMGKPCVSGCGTIRVDYGRGTMSIGTRTFKTGDVITIDGSLGQVLAGRMPMIEPKLSGEFGTLMGWADSVRKLGVRVNADTPDDARTAIKFGGEGIGLCRTEHMFFEETRIRTVREMILAEDEQARRAALSKLLPMQRADFVELFEIMKGLPVTIRLLDPPLHEFLPHTQAEIEEVARAMNTDPRRLADRARDLAEFNPMLGFRGCRLAIAYPEIAEMQSRAIFEAAVEAQKRTGKAVGLEVMVPLIATKMEFDLVKARIDATAQSVMKETGTKLAYQVGTMIELPRACLMAGDIASTAEFFSFGTNDLTQTTYGISRDDAAGFLGIYIAKGILEIDPFVSVDRDGVGELVKIGVERGRKTRPDLKVGICGEHGGDPASVAFCHEIGLDYVSCSPYRVPIARLAAAQAALGKAVASQA; encoded by the coding sequence ATGGCCAAAGCCGTAGCGAAGACCAAAAAAATCGCAGCGAAATCAAAGTCATCCGGATCCGCCGGGGCGAAAGCCGCGCCGGCGGTCAGCGCCCGCAAGGCACTCAAGAAGAGCCCGGCCAAAGCGGTGCCGAAGCCAGCGGGCAAGAGCAAGGTTGTCGCCGGCAAGCCCGCCCCAGGCAAGATTGGGGCGGATGTGGCGAAATCCGGCAAATGGGTGTTCACCTTCGGCGACGGCAAGGCGGAAGGCAAAGCGGGCCTGCGCGATTTGCTGGGCGGCAAGGGCGCCAATCTCGCCGAGATGGCCAATCTCGGACTGCCGGTGCCTCCCGGCTTCACGATTCCGACGTCGGTCTGCACGTATTTTTATGCGCACGACAAATCCTATCCTGCCGCATTGAAGGCGCAGGTCGAAAAAGCGCTGGATCATGTCGGCAAGTTGACCGGCAAGGCGTTCGGCGATTCGAGAAATCCGCTGCTGGTTTCGGTGCGCTCCGGCGGCCGCGCCTCGATGCCGGGCATGATGGACACCGTGCTCAATCTCGGTCTCAACGACACCACAGTCGAAGCACTGGCCGAAATGTCCGGCGATCGCCGTTTCGCCTATGACAGCTATCGCCGTTTCATCACCATGTATTCCGACGTGGTGCTCGGCTTCGAGCATTCGCACTTCGAGGACATCCTCGATACCTTCAAGGACAGCCAGGGCTATACGCTCGACACCGACCTGACCGGCGACGACTGGGTCGATCTGGTCGGCCGCTACAAGGATGCGGTGGCGCGCGAGACCGGCAACGATTTCCCGCAGGATCCGCACGCGCAATTATGGGGCGCGATCGGCGCGGTGTTTTCGTCGTGGATGAACGCGCGCGCGGTGACCTACCGGCGGCTGCACGACATTCCGGAATCCTGGGGTACCGCGGTCAACATACAGGCGATGGTGTTCGGCAATATGGGCGAGACCTCGGCGACCGGGGTGGCGTTCACGCGCAATCCCTCGACCGGCGAGAGCAAGCTGTACGGCGAATTCCTGATCAACGCGCAAGGTGAGGACGTGGTGGCGGGGATTCGCACCCCGCAGGACATCACCGAATATGCGCGCAAGGAATCCGGTTCCGACAAGGCGTCGATGGAAACCGCGATGCCCGAGGCGTTCAAGGAGCTGACGCGGATCTACACGCAGCTCGAAAAACACTACCGCGACATGCAGGACATGGAGTTCACGGTCGAAGAGGGCAAGCTGTGGATGCTGCAGACTCGCAGCGGCAAGCGCACCGCGAAGGCGGCGCTCCGCATCGCCGTCGAACTCGCCAATGAAGGCCTGATCAGCAAGAAAGATGCGGTGTCGCGGATCGATCCGGCGTCGCTCGATCAGTTGCTGCACCCGACCATCGATCCCGCCGCCAAGCGCGATGTCATTGCCACCGGCCTGCCGGCGTCGCCGGGTGCTGCCGCGGGCGAAATCGTGTTCTCGTCCGACGAGGCGGCCAAACTGCAGGCCGATGGCCGCAAGGTCATCCTGGTGCGGATCGAGACCAGTCCCGAAGACATTCACGGCATGCACGCCGCCGAAGGCATCCTGACCACGCGCGGCGGCATGACCTCGCATGCCGCGGTGGTCGCGCGCGGCATGGGCAAGCCCTGCGTTTCCGGCTGCGGCACCATCCGCGTCGATTACGGCCGCGGCACCATGAGCATCGGCACGCGCACCTTCAAGACCGGCGACGTCATCACCATCGACGGGTCGCTGGGCCAGGTGCTGGCCGGGCGGATGCCGATGATCGAGCCGAAATTGTCGGGCGAATTCGGCACGCTGATGGGCTGGGCCGATTCGGTCCGCAAGCTCGGGGTTCGCGTCAACGCCGATACGCCCGACGATGCGCGCACCGCGATCAAGTTCGGCGGCGAGGGCATCGGGCTTTGCCGCACCGAGCACATGTTCTTCGAGGAGACCCGAATTCGCACCGTGCGCGAGATGATTCTGGCCGAGGACGAACAGGCCCGCCGCGCCGCGCTGTCGAAGCTTTTGCCGATGCAGCGCGCCGATTTCGTCGAGCTGTTCGAGATCATGAAGGGCCTGCCGGTGACGATCCGGCTGCTCGATCCGCCCTTGCACGAGTTCCTGCCGCATACCCAGGCCGAGATCGAGGAAGTCGCGCGCGCGATGAATACCGATCCGCGGCGGCTGGCCGATCGCGCCCGCGACCTCGCCGAATTCAATCCGATGCTCGGCTTCCGCGGCTGCCGCCTCGCCATCGCCTATCCCGAGATCGCCGAGATGCAGTCGCGCGCGATCTTCGAAGCGGCGGTCGAAGCGCAAAAGCGCACCGGCAAGGCCGTCGGCCTCGAGGTGATGGTGCCGCTGATCGCGACCAAGATGGAGTTCGACCTGGTCAAGGCGCGGATCGACGCCACCGCGCAGTCGGTGATGAAGGAGACCGGGACCAAGCTCGCCTATCAGGTCGGCACCATGATCGAGCTGCCGCGCGCATGCCTGATGGCCGGCGATATCGCCAGCACCGCCGAATTCTTTTCGTTCGGCACCAACGACCTGACCCAGACCACCTACGGCATCAGCCGCGATGACGCCGCCGGTTTTCTCGGCATCTACATCGCCAAGGGAATCCTGGAGATCGATCCGTTCGTCTCGGTCGACCGCGACGGCGTCGGCGAACTGGTGAAGATCGGCGTGGAGCGCGGGCGCAAGACCCGCCCCGATCTCAAGGTCGGCATCTGCGGCGAGCATGGCGGCGATCCCGCATCGGTCGCGTTCTGCCACGAGATCGGACTGGATTACGTTTCGTGCTCGCCCTACCGCGTGCCGATCGCACGGCTGGCCGCGGCGCAGGCCGCACTCGGCAAGGCCGTCGCCAGCCAGGCGTGA
- a CDS encoding cell wall hydrolase, giving the protein MSVLRNRPKGVRFASFGLGLCVFALIPTEIGYQDIASLLARQPGVAERWQKRVFSAASTIQVATYSFGRPIGTSVPHTATYLLASLDNQGNDITGSVTRNPIVQPPPRYQASDFPRVDRTLKGDRLVIAPPEMAAPAGSTPANEDPSTSNASVAGAKTAAATAPVEPAPLDPELQEALSAPPLAQYDVSMSLEAQPLDDLKVAPDATAIPLEPAASHDGFSVKTASLYFGSSSLGGEVESIERWQPGEEPSIVTPPALPDPDMKVMASLPPAADAKGTDNAVESGESIAAKGEVNSDNQRAKTPAERLGLFDAKARAKSEKCLAEAVYFEARGEAVRGQIAVAQVVMNRAFSGFYPTTVCGVVYQNKNHHLACQFTFACDNVADVVREPDMWDRAKKISKAMLDGQLWLPEVAKSTHYHAYWVHPSWVSEMKKTYKFGVHTFYRPRAWGDGSDAPSWGTPAQTAEISAELAEAAKSSAELSPTTVRR; this is encoded by the coding sequence ATGTCAGTATTGCGTAACCGGCCGAAGGGCGTGCGTTTCGCGTCCTTCGGCCTTGGTCTTTGCGTCTTCGCATTGATCCCGACAGAGATCGGATATCAGGATATCGCCTCGCTGCTGGCCCGGCAGCCGGGCGTCGCCGAACGCTGGCAGAAGCGGGTGTTCTCCGCCGCCAGCACCATCCAGGTCGCCACCTACAGCTTCGGCCGTCCGATCGGAACCTCGGTTCCGCATACCGCGACCTATCTTCTGGCCAGCCTCGACAACCAGGGCAACGACATCACGGGTTCGGTGACGCGCAATCCGATCGTGCAGCCGCCGCCGCGCTATCAGGCGTCCGACTTTCCCAGGGTGGATCGTACGCTGAAGGGCGACCGCCTGGTCATCGCGCCGCCCGAGATGGCAGCGCCAGCTGGCTCCACGCCTGCGAACGAGGATCCGTCGACCTCCAACGCCTCGGTGGCCGGAGCCAAAACCGCCGCCGCGACGGCGCCTGTCGAACCCGCGCCGCTCGATCCCGAACTGCAGGAGGCGCTGAGCGCGCCGCCGCTCGCCCAATACGATGTTTCGATGTCGCTCGAAGCCCAGCCGCTCGACGATCTGAAAGTCGCGCCCGATGCCACGGCGATACCGCTCGAGCCGGCCGCTTCGCATGACGGCTTCTCGGTGAAGACCGCCAGCCTGTATTTCGGCAGTTCCTCGCTCGGCGGCGAGGTGGAGAGCATCGAGCGCTGGCAGCCTGGCGAAGAGCCCTCGATCGTCACGCCGCCTGCGCTCCCCGATCCCGACATGAAGGTGATGGCATCGCTGCCGCCAGCCGCGGACGCCAAGGGAACTGACAACGCCGTCGAAAGCGGTGAGAGCATCGCGGCCAAGGGCGAAGTCAACTCCGACAACCAGCGTGCCAAGACCCCGGCCGAGCGCCTCGGCCTGTTCGACGCGAAGGCGCGCGCCAAATCGGAGAAATGCCTCGCCGAAGCGGTCTATTTCGAGGCCCGCGGCGAAGCCGTGCGCGGCCAGATCGCGGTGGCGCAGGTGGTGATGAACCGCGCGTTCTCCGGCTTCTATCCGACCACGGTATGCGGCGTGGTCTACCAGAACAAGAACCACCACCTCGCGTGCCAGTTTACGTTTGCCTGCGATAACGTGGCCGACGTCGTGCGCGAACCCGACATGTGGGACCGCGCCAAAAAAATCTCAAAGGCGATGCTCGACGGCCAGCTCTGGCTGCCGGAAGTCGCCAAGTCGACGCATTACCACGCCTATTGGGTGCACCCATCCTGGGTCAGCGAAATGAAGAAGACGTACAAATTCGGCGTGCACACCTTCTATCGGCCGCGGGCGTGGGGCGACGGCAGCGACGCCCCGAGCTGGGGAACGCCGGCGCAAACCGCGGAAATCTCCGCGGAGCTCGCGGAAGCGGCGAAGAGCTCGGCCGAGCTGTCACCAACAACGGTGCGGCGCTAG
- the nadC gene encoding carboxylating nicotinate-nucleotide diphosphorylase, which translates to MTTPASLLNPEAFLSPLAIDEAVQRALNEDLGRAGDITSNATIPEATHAHAIMIARQAGVIAGLPVALAVFQKLSPDLSIQAHFRDGATVATGVHVLTISGPARAVLAGERTALNFVGRLSGIATLTADYVRHTAGTKMRICCTRKTTPGLRALEKYAVRCGGGFNHRFGLDDAILIKDNHIAVAGGITPVLKRARAHIGHLVKVEIEVDTLAQLREVLDTGLADVVLLDNMDIATLSEAVKLAKGRVVLEASGGVTQASIAKIAATGVDYASAGALTHSAPNFDIALDIDA; encoded by the coding sequence ATGACAACACCAGCCTCGCTGTTGAACCCCGAAGCGTTCCTGTCGCCGCTTGCCATCGACGAGGCCGTGCAGCGCGCGCTCAATGAAGATCTCGGCCGCGCCGGTGACATCACCTCGAACGCCACCATCCCGGAGGCGACCCACGCCCATGCCATCATGATTGCGCGGCAGGCCGGCGTCATCGCCGGGCTGCCGGTGGCGCTGGCGGTATTTCAAAAGCTGTCGCCGGATCTCAGCATCCAGGCTCACTTTCGCGACGGCGCGACCGTCGCCACCGGCGTGCACGTGCTGACGATTTCGGGGCCGGCGCGCGCCGTGCTGGCCGGCGAGCGTACCGCTCTGAATTTTGTCGGCCGGCTGTCGGGGATCGCCACCCTCACCGCGGACTATGTGCGCCATACCGCCGGCACCAAGATGCGCATCTGCTGTACCCGCAAGACCACGCCCGGCCTGCGCGCGCTCGAGAAATATGCGGTGCGCTGCGGCGGCGGCTTCAACCATCGCTTCGGCCTCGACGATGCGATCCTGATCAAGGACAACCACATCGCGGTTGCCGGCGGCATCACGCCGGTGTTGAAGCGGGCGCGGGCCCATATCGGACATCTGGTCAAGGTCGAGATCGAGGTCGACACGCTGGCGCAACTGCGCGAAGTGCTCGACACCGGTCTCGCCGACGTGGTGCTGCTGGACAACATGGATATCGCCACGCTGAGCGAGGCGGTGAAGCTGGCGAAAGGGCGCGTCGTGCTGGAAGCTTCCGGCGGCGTCACGCAAGCTTCGATCGCCAAGATCGCCGCGACCGGTGTCGATTACGCTTCGGCCGGCGCGCTGACGCATTCCGCGCCGAATTTCGATATCGCGCTGGATATCGATGCCTGA
- a CDS encoding L-aspartate oxidase yields MLNHDHDDLTRSTDDVVIVGGGLAGLFCALKLAPRPVTVISAAPLGQGASTAWAQGGIAAAVAEGDSAEAHAADTIAAGAGLVDEAVALGLAREAGARIRDLLHYGVPFDRDLEGKLAVSREAAHSARRIVHVRGDMAGKAIMSALIEAVRATPSIRVIEGYAAEALLTEDGAVAGLQLRKVGDAAANRVTMASRTVVLATGGIGHLYAVTTNPPEASGLGLAIAARAGAVIADPEFVQFHPTAIMVGRDPAPLATEALRGEGATLINDKGERFMLARHRLAELAPRDVVARGVFAEIAAGHGAYLDARDALGAHFAEKFPTVYASCIAAGIDPATQPIPVAPAAHYHMGGILVDDHGRTSLTGLWAGGEVSSTGAHGANRLASNSLLEAVVFAARIAEDIGGRMITKPTRLLLTSVRERNGAMPARSEQTFRSMMTSHVGVIRDGERLAEAVRSFAAIERETANIALRNMATTALLVAASAWARRESRGGHYRIDYPTEKPALAHRTMTTLAAAREIAASLSERTLTRSAQPMNA; encoded by the coding sequence ATGTTGAATCACGATCACGACGACCTTACCCGCAGCACCGACGATGTCGTCATCGTCGGCGGCGGCCTCGCCGGGTTGTTCTGCGCGCTGAAGCTCGCGCCGCGCCCGGTCACGGTGATTTCGGCAGCACCACTTGGCCAGGGCGCCTCGACGGCATGGGCGCAAGGCGGCATCGCGGCCGCAGTGGCCGAAGGCGACAGCGCCGAGGCCCATGCCGCCGATACCATCGCCGCCGGCGCCGGCCTGGTCGACGAGGCGGTGGCGTTGGGGCTGGCACGCGAAGCCGGCGCCCGCATCCGCGACCTGCTTCACTATGGCGTGCCGTTCGATCGCGACCTCGAGGGCAAACTCGCGGTCTCCCGCGAGGCCGCGCATTCCGCGCGGCGCATCGTGCACGTGCGCGGCGACATGGCCGGCAAGGCGATCATGTCGGCGCTGATCGAAGCCGTGCGCGCAACGCCCTCGATCCGGGTGATCGAAGGTTATGCCGCCGAAGCACTGCTGACCGAGGATGGCGCGGTGGCGGGGCTTCAGTTGCGTAAAGTCGGCGACGCCGCCGCGAACCGTGTGACCATGGCCTCGCGCACCGTGGTGCTGGCAACCGGCGGCATCGGCCATCTCTATGCGGTGACGACCAATCCGCCGGAAGCCAGCGGGCTTGGGCTCGCCATCGCCGCGCGCGCCGGCGCCGTGATCGCCGATCCGGAATTCGTGCAGTTTCATCCGACCGCGATCATGGTCGGCCGCGATCCGGCGCCTCTGGCGACCGAAGCGTTGCGCGGCGAAGGCGCCACCCTGATCAACGACAAGGGCGAGCGTTTCATGCTGGCGCGGCACCGGTTGGCGGAACTCGCGCCGCGCGACGTCGTGGCGCGCGGCGTGTTCGCGGAAATCGCCGCCGGCCATGGCGCGTATCTCGACGCGCGAGATGCGCTCGGCGCGCATTTCGCCGAGAAATTTCCGACCGTCTATGCGAGCTGCATCGCCGCCGGCATCGATCCGGCGACGCAACCGATCCCGGTGGCCCCGGCCGCGCACTATCACATGGGCGGCATATTAGTGGATGATCACGGCCGAACGTCGCTGACGGGGTTGTGGGCCGGCGGCGAAGTGTCGTCCACCGGCGCGCATGGGGCCAACCGGCTGGCGTCGAACTCCCTGCTCGAGGCCGTGGTCTTTGCCGCGCGCATCGCAGAAGATATCGGCGGCCGCATGATCACTAAGCCCACCCGGTTGCTGCTCACCTCGGTCCGCGAGCGAAATGGCGCCATGCCGGCGCGGTCGGAACAAACTTTTCGGTCCATGATGACCTCGCATGTCGGCGTGATCCGCGATGGCGAGCGTCTCGCGGAAGCGGTGCGGTCGTTCGCGGCCATCGAGCGGGAAACGGCCAACATCGCGCTGCGCAACATGGCCACGACCGCGCTGCTGGTCGCGGCCTCGGCCTGGGCGCGGCGCGAAAGTCGCGGCGGCCATTACCGCATCGATTATCCCACAGAGAAACCGGCGCTGGCGCATCGCACCATGACGACGCTCGCCGCGGCGCGGGAGATCGCGGCGTCACTCTCCGAGCGAACTTTAACGCGCTCTGCGCAACCGATGAACGCCTGA
- the nadA gene encoding quinolinate synthase NadA — protein MPIAGIYGSEDFGNPRGPRPTVQPRNRVSPAERARALPMPSLEWTPEVERATAHLYERVRNVISPVEWPFMAPYVKAINELKKTRGAVILAHNYQTPEIFHCVADIGGDSLQLAIEATKVKSDIIVQCGVHFMAETSKILNPHKTVLIPDSRAGCSLASSITGADVRLLRERFPGVPVVAYVNTSADVKAEVDICCTSSNAVQVVESLNAPTVIFLPDQYLAKYVASNTNVQIIAWKGACEVHERFTGDELRAYREADPSVQIIAHPECPPDVLAEADFTGSTAHMINWVRNKHPKRVVMITECSMADNVQAELPDVEMVRPCNLCPHMKRITLPKILDSLVHLREEVTIDPLIAEKARRSVERMINLKN, from the coding sequence ATGCCGATTGCTGGAATCTACGGTTCCGAAGATTTCGGAAACCCCCGCGGCCCGCGACCCACGGTGCAACCGCGCAACCGCGTCAGCCCGGCCGAGCGCGCCCGGGCCCTGCCGATGCCATCGCTGGAGTGGACGCCCGAGGTCGAACGCGCCACCGCGCATCTTTATGAGCGGGTCAGGAACGTGATCTCGCCGGTCGAATGGCCGTTCATGGCGCCCTACGTCAAGGCGATCAACGAGCTGAAGAAGACGCGCGGCGCGGTGATCCTGGCGCACAATTACCAGACGCCGGAAATTTTCCATTGCGTCGCCGATATCGGCGGCGACTCGCTGCAGCTCGCGATCGAAGCCACCAAGGTGAAGTCCGATATCATCGTCCAGTGCGGCGTTCACTTCATGGCCGAGACCTCGAAGATTCTGAATCCGCACAAGACGGTTCTGATCCCGGATTCGCGCGCCGGCTGCTCGCTGGCATCGAGCATCACCGGCGCCGATGTACGGTTATTGCGCGAGCGATTTCCCGGTGTGCCGGTCGTGGCCTATGTCAATACGTCGGCCGACGTGAAGGCGGAGGTCGATATCTGCTGCACCTCGTCCAACGCGGTGCAAGTGGTCGAGAGCCTCAACGCGCCGACGGTGATCTTCCTGCCGGACCAATATCTGGCGAAATATGTGGCCTCCAACACCAACGTACAGATCATCGCCTGGAAGGGCGCCTGCGAAGTGCACGAGCGTTTTACAGGCGACGAACTGCGCGCCTATCGCGAGGCCGATCCGTCTGTGCAGATCATCGCCCATCCGGAGTGCCCGCCCGATGTGCTGGCGGAAGCCGACTTCACCGGCTCGACTGCGCACATGATCAACTGGGTGCGCAACAAACACCCCAAGCGCGTGGTGATGATCACCGAGTGCTCGATGGCCGACAATGTCCAGGCCGAGCTGCCCGACGTCGAGATGGTGCGGCCGTGCAATCTGTGCCCGCACATGAAGCGGATCACGTTGCCCAAGATTCTCGACAGCCTGGTCCATCTGCGTGAGGAAGTCACCATCGATCCCCTGATCGCCGAGAAGGCGCGGCGCTCGGTGGAGCGGATGATCAATCTGAAGAACTAA
- a CDS encoding MFS transporter, producing the protein MAATEGDPRPVSTAATWRTPLVIVVCGSLIGMLTFGPRSTFGFFMQPISREFGWGRDVFALAFAVQNLLWGVGQPFAGAIADRFGTLRVICIGALMYAAGLTIMRYGSTPASLELGAGILIGFGLSGCSFNLVLSAFGKLMPPEWRGIALGAGTAAGSFGQFLFAPFGVALIDNFGWQSALTVFAALMLLVIPLSLALATPAVAASDGPVMQQQSFKQALVEAFGHRSYVLLVLGFFTCGFQLAFITVHLPAYLVDRGAPVQTGGWVIATIGLFNIIGSLSVGWLQSRLPKRYILSVIYFARAMSIVAFISFPITTFSAIAFGIVTGLTWLSTVPPTSSLVALMFGTRWLATLYGFAFFSHQVGGFLGVLLGGIVFEQFGSYTPIWWLSVLFGILSALINLPIVEAPVARPVAQPA; encoded by the coding sequence ATGGCCGCGACTGAAGGCGATCCCCGTCCTGTCTCCACCGCGGCCACCTGGCGGACCCCGCTGGTGATCGTGGTGTGCGGCAGCCTGATCGGGATGCTGACATTCGGCCCGCGTTCGACGTTCGGGTTCTTCATGCAGCCCATCAGCCGCGAGTTCGGCTGGGGCCGCGACGTGTTCGCGCTCGCCTTCGCCGTGCAGAATCTGCTGTGGGGAGTGGGGCAACCATTTGCCGGCGCGATCGCCGATCGGTTCGGCACGTTGCGGGTGATCTGCATCGGTGCGCTGATGTATGCCGCGGGCCTGACCATCATGCGCTACGGGTCGACGCCGGCCTCGCTCGAACTCGGCGCCGGGATTCTGATCGGTTTCGGCCTGTCCGGATGTTCGTTCAACCTGGTGCTGTCGGCGTTCGGCAAGCTGATGCCGCCGGAATGGCGCGGCATCGCGCTTGGAGCAGGCACCGCCGCCGGCTCGTTCGGGCAATTCCTGTTCGCCCCCTTCGGGGTCGCGCTGATCGACAATTTCGGCTGGCAGTCCGCCCTGACGGTGTTCGCGGCCCTGATGCTGCTGGTGATCCCGCTGTCGCTGGCGCTGGCGACGCCGGCCGTGGCCGCGAGCGACGGACCGGTCATGCAGCAACAGTCGTTCAAGCAGGCGCTGGTGGAGGCCTTCGGCCACCGCTCCTACGTGCTGCTGGTGCTCGGCTTCTTCACCTGTGGGTTTCAACTCGCCTTCATCACCGTGCATCTGCCGGCCTACCTGGTCGATCGCGGCGCACCGGTTCAGACCGGCGGCTGGGTGATTGCCACCATCGGGCTGTTCAACATCATAGGTTCGCTCAGCGTCGGATGGCTGCAGAGCAGGCTCCCGAAGCGCTATATCCTGTCGGTGATTTATTTCGCTCGCGCGATGTCGATCGTGGCGTTCATTTCGTTTCCGATCACCACTTTCTCCGCGATCGCGTTCGGCATCGTCACCGGCCTGACCTGGCTGTCGACGGTGCCGCCGACCTCGAGCCTGGTCGCACTGATGTTTGGGACGCGCTGGCTGGCGACGCTGTATGGCTTTGCTTTCTTCAGCCACCAGGTCGGGGGCTTCCTCGGCGTGCTGCTCGGGGGTATCGTGTTCGAGCAGTTCGGGTCGTACACCCCGATCTGGTGGCTTTCGGTCCTGTTCGGCATATTGTCGGCGCTGATCAACCTTCCGATCGTCGAAGCGCCGGTGGCGCGGCCAGTTGCGCAGCCGGCATAG
- a CDS encoding MDR family oxidoreductase, with amino-acid sequence MGTFKAIRIDKAEKGTTAALTQFDEAELMDGDVTVRVEWSALNYKDGLAVTGKAPVVRRFPMIAGIDLAGTVEQSSHPQWKAGDKVICTGWGMGETHLGAYAEKARVKGDWLVRLPQGMSARDAMAIGTAGFTAMLSVLALEKYGLTPKDGPVVVTGAAGGVGSVATAVLSKLGYHVIASTGRMAEAEYLRGLGAAEVIDRSELSGPAKPLARERWAGGIDSVGSTTLANLLSMTKYRGAIAACGLAAGMDLPSSVAPFILRGVCLLGIDSVMCPIELRKAAWTRLASDLDRGKLTEITHEIGLDGVIDAGARILAGQVRGRIVVKIL; translated from the coding sequence TTGGGAACGTTCAAGGCGATCAGGATCGACAAGGCGGAAAAGGGCACCACGGCCGCGCTCACCCAGTTCGATGAAGCCGAATTGATGGATGGCGACGTCACCGTGCGGGTCGAATGGTCGGCGCTGAACTACAAGGATGGCCTGGCCGTTACCGGCAAGGCGCCGGTGGTGCGGCGCTTTCCGATGATCGCGGGCATCGACCTCGCCGGCACCGTCGAGCAATCGTCGCACCCGCAGTGGAAGGCCGGCGACAAGGTGATCTGCACCGGCTGGGGCATGGGCGAGACCCATCTCGGCGCCTACGCCGAGAAGGCGCGGGTCAAGGGCGACTGGCTGGTGCGCCTGCCGCAGGGAATGTCGGCGCGGGATGCGATGGCGATCGGCACCGCGGGGTTCACCGCGATGCTCTCGGTGCTCGCGCTGGAAAAATATGGCCTCACGCCCAAGGACGGCCCGGTTGTCGTCACCGGCGCCGCCGGCGGCGTCGGCTCGGTCGCGACCGCGGTACTCTCCAAACTCGGCTATCACGTCATCGCATCGACCGGCCGCATGGCGGAGGCCGAGTATCTCAGGGGTCTCGGTGCCGCCGAGGTGATCGATCGCAGCGAGCTGTCAGGGCCGGCCAAGCCCCTGGCCAGGGAGCGCTGGGCGGGCGGAATCGACAGCGTCGGGTCCACGACGCTCGCCAACCTTCTGTCGATGACGAAATACCGCGGTGCCATCGCCGCATGCGGCCTTGCCGCCGGCATGGACCTGCCGTCTTCGGTGGCGCCGTTTATTTTACGCGGCGTGTGTCTGTTGGGCATCGATTCCGTGATGTGCCCGATTGAGTTGCGCAAGGCCGCCTGGACCCGGCTCGCGAGTGACCTGGATCGGGGGAAGCTCACTGAAATTACACATGAAATTGGTCTCGACGGGGTTATCGACGCCGGTGCCAGGATCCTCGCCGGCCAGGTTCGCGGTCGAATCGTGGTAAAAATTCTCTAA